In Rhodococcus rhodochrous, a single genomic region encodes these proteins:
- a CDS encoding YceI family protein, translating to MTTATTTFPGLTAGTWAIDPVHSNVGFTVRHLVVSKVRGSFENFSGAITVAEDGTASVNAEIDVKSINTKNADRDAHIRSADFFDAEQFPVATFTSTDVRADGDDYIVTGDFTLHGVTRPVDLKLEFNGVNPGMGQGPVAGFEATTVINRKDFGISIEMPLEGGGAVVGDKITITLEIEAGLQA from the coding sequence ATGACGACCGCCACCACCACCTTCCCGGGCCTGACCGCCGGCACCTGGGCCATCGACCCCGTCCACTCGAACGTGGGCTTCACCGTCCGCCACCTCGTCGTCAGCAAGGTGCGTGGCAGCTTCGAGAACTTCTCCGGCGCCATCACCGTCGCCGAGGACGGCACCGCATCCGTGAACGCCGAGATCGACGTCAAGTCCATCAACACCAAGAACGCCGACCGTGACGCGCACATCCGCTCCGCCGACTTCTTCGACGCCGAGCAGTTCCCCGTCGCCACCTTCACCTCCACCGACGTGCGTGCCGACGGTGACGACTACATCGTCACGGGCGACTTCACGCTCCACGGCGTCACCCGCCCGGTCGACCTGAAGCTCGAGTTCAACGGCGTCAACCCCGGTATGGGCCAGGGCCCGGTCGCCGGCTTCGAGGCCACCACCGTCATCAACCGCAAGGACTTCGGCATCAGCATCGAGATGCCGCTGGAAGGCGGCGGAGCCGTCGTCGGCGACAAGATCACCATCACCCTCGAGATCGAGGCCGGCCTGCAGGCCTGA
- a CDS encoding NYN domain-containing protein, with protein MSVHEELPGVTDSSAVDGVEPVRKVLLVWDAPNLDMGLGAILGGRPTAAYRPRFDALGRWLLGRTAELSRLHSATLEPEATVFTNIAPGSADVVRPWVEALRNVGFAVFAKPKIDEDSDVDSDMLRHIELRHREGLAGVMVASADGQAFREPLERLAQEGIATQVLGFREHASWAVTSEIIEFLDLEDIPGVFREPLPRVSLESLPDEGAWLQPFRPLSALLVGRKSVAE; from the coding sequence ATGAGTGTCCATGAAGAGCTTCCCGGCGTGACCGACTCCTCTGCTGTCGACGGCGTCGAGCCGGTCCGTAAGGTCCTGCTCGTCTGGGACGCCCCCAACCTCGACATGGGCCTCGGCGCGATCCTCGGCGGCCGGCCCACCGCCGCCTACCGTCCTCGCTTCGACGCTCTCGGCCGGTGGTTGCTCGGGCGCACCGCCGAACTGTCGCGTCTGCACTCCGCCACCCTCGAACCCGAGGCCACGGTGTTCACCAACATCGCACCCGGCAGCGCGGACGTCGTCCGCCCCTGGGTCGAGGCCCTGCGTAATGTGGGCTTCGCGGTGTTCGCCAAGCCGAAGATCGACGAGGACAGCGATGTCGACTCCGACATGCTGCGCCACATCGAGCTGAGGCACCGGGAGGGTCTCGCCGGTGTCATGGTGGCCTCCGCCGACGGGCAGGCGTTCCGTGAGCCCCTCGAACGGCTCGCTCAGGAGGGCATCGCGACCCAGGTGCTCGGTTTCCGCGAGCACGCCAGCTGGGCGGTGACCTCCGAGATCATCGAGTTCCTCGATCTCGAGGACATTCCCGGTGTGTTCCGCGAACCGCTGCCCCGCGTCAGCCTGGAATCGCTGCCCGACGAGGGTGCCTGGCTGCAGCCGTTCCGACCGCTTTCTGCTCTCCTGGTGGGGCGCAAGAGCGTCGCCGAATAG
- a CDS encoding adenylate/guanylate cyclase domain-containing protein, with the protein MVSMGASNLFGALLVFAFVRYGIPIAETDAIIADRVRNFAVFAVYLVFAGIVSLSAAAIMLRSVVRWQLRGGPPTRAEQMAALHAPLRQAIVHLGLWLLGGVLFVFLTAEEMPSLAVAVSVTVAMAATSTFGFTYMLGERILRPVAARALSEGNFDRTMAPGVGTRLAMTWGLGTLMPVAGIVLLCVTQLSADTDFDADALALSVLALAVTSIGLALVLSLLTSAQISDPIKQLRWAIERVQRGASGVQVEVFDGSEIGRLQVGFNRMMAESDERRRLRELFGQHVGEDVARRALQYGTELGGETRYVAVLFVDMVGSTATAAERPPSEVVELLNEFFRVVVEVVDRHHGFVNKFMGDAALVIFGAPLDRPDAPTAALAAARELRFALDEITGLDVGIGVSAGLAVAGNIGAAERFEYTVIGDPVNEASRLTELAKMRPSRVLASSSALYFADDEERSHWELGDEVQLRGRRRMTHLAWPVRYPGAPGEANERDESGTSAEE; encoded by the coding sequence ATGGTCTCGATGGGCGCGTCGAATCTGTTCGGGGCCCTGCTCGTGTTCGCCTTCGTCCGGTACGGCATCCCCATCGCCGAGACCGACGCCATCATCGCGGATCGGGTCCGCAACTTCGCGGTGTTCGCCGTGTACCTGGTCTTCGCCGGCATCGTGAGCCTCAGCGCGGCGGCGATCATGCTGCGCTCGGTCGTCCGGTGGCAGCTCCGCGGCGGCCCACCCACCCGGGCCGAGCAGATGGCCGCCCTGCACGCCCCGCTGCGACAGGCGATCGTGCATCTCGGCCTGTGGCTGCTCGGCGGCGTGCTCTTCGTCTTCCTCACCGCCGAGGAGATGCCCTCGCTCGCGGTGGCGGTCTCGGTCACCGTCGCGATGGCCGCGACCAGCACTTTCGGTTTCACCTACATGCTCGGCGAACGTATCCTGCGACCGGTCGCCGCGCGGGCGCTGAGCGAGGGGAACTTCGACCGGACGATGGCTCCCGGCGTCGGCACGCGCCTGGCCATGACGTGGGGGCTCGGCACGCTCATGCCGGTCGCCGGGATCGTGCTGCTGTGCGTGACGCAGCTGAGCGCCGACACCGACTTCGACGCCGACGCGCTCGCCCTGTCCGTGCTCGCGCTCGCGGTGACGTCGATCGGCCTCGCGCTCGTGTTGTCGCTGCTGACGTCGGCGCAGATCTCCGACCCGATCAAGCAGCTCCGCTGGGCGATCGAACGCGTGCAGCGCGGCGCCTCGGGAGTGCAGGTCGAGGTGTTCGACGGTAGCGAGATCGGACGCCTGCAGGTCGGCTTCAACCGGATGATGGCGGAGTCCGACGAGCGTCGGCGTCTGCGGGAGTTGTTCGGTCAGCACGTCGGCGAGGACGTCGCACGCCGGGCGCTGCAGTACGGCACCGAACTCGGTGGTGAGACGCGCTACGTCGCGGTGTTGTTCGTCGACATGGTGGGTTCGACGGCGACGGCCGCCGAGCGCCCGCCGAGCGAGGTCGTCGAACTGCTCAACGAATTCTTCCGTGTCGTCGTCGAGGTGGTCGACCGTCACCACGGTTTCGTCAACAAGTTCATGGGCGACGCCGCGCTGGTGATCTTCGGCGCTCCCCTCGACCGGCCGGACGCCCCCACGGCGGCACTCGCGGCGGCCCGCGAACTGCGTTTCGCCCTGGACGAGATCACCGGACTCGACGTCGGGATCGGCGTGTCGGCGGGGCTCGCGGTGGCCGGCAACATCGGTGCGGCGGAGCGCTTCGAGTACACGGTGATCGGCGACCCGGTCAACGAGGCATCGCGTCTGACCGAGCTCGCGAAAATGCGCCCGAGCAGGGTTCTCGCGTCGTCGAGTGCGCTGTACTTCGCGGACGACGAGGAGCGCAGCCACTGGGAACTCGGTGACGAGGTGCAACTGCGCGGCCGCCGGCGGATGACCCATCTCGCGTGGCCGGTGCGCTATCCCGGGGCCCCCGGAGAGGCGAACGAGAGGGACGAATCGGGCACTTCGGCGGAGGAATGA
- a CDS encoding response regulator, producing the protein MVVDDHPIWRNAVGRDLEEAGFIVVAEADGVASAARRAAVVRPDVVLMDMAMPDGTGTEATRAVLEVSPDSRVLVLSASSERDDVLGAVKAGASGYLVKSASVHELVDAVLATARGQAVFTPGLAGLVLGEYRRMSNDVADRRPPPTLTGRETEVLRLVAKGLSAKQIAARLTLSHRTVENHVQATLRKLQLANRVELTRYVIEQGLE; encoded by the coding sequence ATGGTGGTCGACGACCATCCGATCTGGCGCAACGCCGTCGGACGTGACCTCGAGGAGGCCGGGTTCATCGTCGTCGCGGAGGCCGACGGTGTCGCGAGCGCCGCGCGTCGTGCCGCGGTCGTCCGCCCCGACGTCGTGCTCATGGACATGGCGATGCCCGACGGCACCGGCACCGAGGCGACCCGCGCGGTGCTCGAGGTCTCCCCGGACAGCCGGGTGCTGGTCCTGTCGGCGTCCTCCGAACGCGACGACGTCCTCGGCGCGGTGAAGGCCGGCGCGTCCGGCTATCTCGTGAAGAGCGCCTCGGTGCACGAACTCGTCGACGCCGTCCTCGCGACCGCGCGGGGACAGGCAGTCTTCACCCCCGGACTGGCCGGGCTCGTGCTCGGCGAGTACCGCCGGATGTCGAACGACGTCGCCGACCGTCGACCTCCACCGACCCTGACCGGTCGGGAGACCGAAGTGCTGCGTCTCGTCGCGAAAGGGCTGTCGGCGAAACAGATCGCCGCGCGGCTGACGCTCAGCCACCGCACGGTGGAGAACCACGTCCAGGCGACACTGCGCAAACTGCAACTTGCCAACCGCGTCGAACTCACCCGCTACGTCATCGAACAGGGCCTCGAATAG
- the macS gene encoding MacS family sensor histidine kinase yields MRPSPTGPDADAPLWRAAQVFRLVTVAYAVGSQFSTVVNYTRPGLSWFFVGVLVTWSLVSAVLLSREARLRRTVTVMDQILAVALMAATRLVADHDWYSNHQTMPTTLWVANAVLSAAILGGPLTGIGSALLMSVVSAVVRDQINLDLWRDATAPVLVACGVAMGFATTTARSAHRQLEQAVRVAAATEERDRLARQVHDGVLQVLALVQRRGVELGGDAAELAELAREQETALRQLISEQDTGVDRGGENADLTALVRARAGTTATVSAPADPIMIPRDRAEELAALTTAALSNTQLHAGDGAAAYILLEDLGDEIVLSIRDDGAGIAPGRLDEAREQGRMGVSKSIVGRAEWLGGVALLDSDVGEGTEWEIRVPKGE; encoded by the coding sequence ATGAGGCCGTCTCCGACCGGTCCCGATGCGGATGCGCCCCTGTGGCGGGCCGCCCAGGTCTTCCGGCTCGTGACCGTCGCATATGCGGTGGGATCGCAGTTCTCGACCGTCGTGAACTACACCCGTCCGGGCCTGTCGTGGTTCTTCGTCGGGGTGCTCGTGACGTGGTCGCTCGTCTCGGCGGTGCTGCTCTCCCGCGAGGCACGACTGCGGCGCACGGTCACCGTGATGGATCAGATCCTCGCCGTGGCGTTGATGGCGGCGACCCGGCTGGTCGCCGACCACGACTGGTACAGCAACCACCAGACCATGCCCACCACGCTGTGGGTCGCCAACGCCGTGCTGTCGGCTGCGATCCTCGGTGGTCCGCTCACCGGCATCGGCTCGGCGCTGCTGATGTCCGTCGTCAGCGCGGTGGTGCGCGACCAGATCAATCTGGACCTGTGGCGGGACGCGACGGCACCCGTGCTCGTCGCGTGCGGTGTGGCGATGGGATTCGCCACCACCACCGCGCGCAGTGCGCACCGGCAACTCGAGCAGGCCGTGCGCGTGGCAGCGGCCACCGAGGAACGGGACCGACTCGCCCGCCAGGTGCACGACGGTGTCCTGCAGGTGCTCGCGCTCGTGCAGCGGCGCGGAGTCGAGCTGGGCGGTGATGCGGCGGAGCTCGCGGAGCTGGCCCGCGAACAGGAGACCGCGCTGCGGCAGCTGATCTCCGAACAGGACACCGGCGTCGACCGCGGTGGTGAGAACGCCGACCTCACCGCGCTCGTCCGGGCCCGTGCCGGGACGACCGCGACGGTGTCCGCGCCCGCCGATCCGATCATGATCCCGCGGGATCGCGCGGAGGAACTCGCGGCGCTGACGACCGCGGCGCTGTCGAACACGCAACTGCACGCCGGTGACGGTGCCGCCGCCTACATCCTCCTCGAGGACCTCGGCGACGAGATCGTGCTCAGCATCCGGGACGACGGCGCCGGGATCGCGCCGGGCAGACTCGACGAAGCTCGTGAACAGGGACGCATGGGGGTGTCCAAGTCGATCGTCGGGCGAGCGGAATGGCTCGGCGGTGTCGCACTGCTCGACAGCGACGTAGGCGAAGGAACCGAATGGGAGATCCGGGTACCGAAGGGGGAATGA
- a CDS encoding lysylphosphatidylglycerol synthase transmembrane domain-containing protein codes for MAQPHDDPPCPDATPRRGSFRWIKWVSAIALVALLTVEAIYLWPTMSDSWRAVTEMHWGWFAAAVLAQMISLSGFAGVQQRLLRAGGVRVGHWRSASVIYGSTAMAVTLPAGPVFSTAFTYKQTRKWGATPVVASWQLAVSGVIAAVTLASVGMIGAFAVGSRISPVTLVLSLAGAIALIFGLRYVAKNPTSIEAAGTWVLHRVNRITRKPRGTGFDVFERTLAQLEAVELARRDGVAAVAWSAVHRAADVACLGLACWAVGGSPSLAGLFIAFAAAKAVGSVPLAPGGLGFVDGTLIATLTAAGLSASQSLAAVFVYRMVSFAFVALTGWATVAAMYRGNGPDEIDPIAEREEHERSTLERRRRPLENPEPA; via the coding sequence GTGGCGCAGCCGCACGACGATCCTCCATGCCCCGACGCCACGCCGCGTCGGGGCTCGTTCCGGTGGATCAAGTGGGTGTCGGCGATCGCTCTCGTGGCCCTGTTGACGGTCGAGGCGATCTATCTGTGGCCGACGATGAGCGACTCGTGGCGCGCGGTCACGGAGATGCACTGGGGCTGGTTCGCGGCGGCCGTGCTGGCGCAGATGATCTCCCTCAGCGGCTTCGCGGGAGTGCAGCAGCGACTGCTCCGCGCCGGTGGGGTGCGCGTGGGGCACTGGCGCTCGGCATCGGTGATCTACGGCAGCACGGCGATGGCGGTAACCCTGCCCGCAGGACCGGTCTTCTCCACAGCCTTCACCTACAAGCAGACCCGCAAGTGGGGTGCGACCCCCGTGGTCGCCTCGTGGCAGCTCGCCGTGTCGGGCGTCATCGCGGCGGTGACCCTGGCGTCGGTGGGCATGATCGGCGCCTTCGCGGTCGGCAGCCGGATCAGCCCCGTCACGCTCGTGTTGTCGCTCGCCGGCGCGATCGCGTTGATCTTCGGCCTGCGGTACGTCGCGAAGAACCCCACGTCGATCGAAGCGGCGGGCACGTGGGTGCTCCACCGGGTCAACCGCATCACAAGGAAGCCGAGGGGCACCGGCTTCGACGTCTTCGAACGCACCCTCGCTCAGCTCGAGGCCGTCGAACTCGCTCGTCGCGACGGCGTGGCCGCCGTGGCGTGGTCGGCCGTGCACCGTGCAGCGGACGTCGCGTGCCTCGGACTGGCGTGCTGGGCCGTCGGTGGCTCCCCCTCGTTGGCGGGGTTGTTCATCGCGTTCGCGGCGGCGAAGGCCGTCGGCAGCGTGCCGCTCGCGCCGGGTGGCCTCGGATTCGTGGACGGTACCCTCATCGCGACGCTCACCGCCGCCGGGCTGAGCGCGTCGCAGTCGCTGGCAGCGGTCTTCGTGTACCGGATGGTGAGCTTCGCGTTCGTCGCCCTGACGGGCTGGGCCACCGTCGCCGCGATGTACCGGGGCAACGGGCCGGACGAGATCGATCCGATCGCCGAGCGCGAGGAACACGAGCGCAGCACCCTGGAACGCCGACGGCGACCTCTGGAGAATCCCGAACCGGCGTGA
- a CDS encoding MMPL family transporter, with protein sequence MFDRWGGLVYRARFTVIAVMVAGLLALAGYGLSLNDHLSQSGWDDPGSESVAAAKLADGTFGRDTAGDVLVLYTAPEGSTVDDPAFSAKITDSLNSLVAEHPDEILKINGAYWPTDNAPSLPTLADPSRQHAIASIAIAGEDDTELTGNFREVKDAFYIDGVDVQLAGLQPISGALNDTMANDIKRMEILAIPAVGILLFFVFGGVVAAALPLITGGLTIVAANGIVRLITNFTEVNSFVAPVVSLIGLGLAIDYGLFMVSRFREELAEGYDTPAAVRRTVVTAGRTVVFSATMVVTSLGGLVLFPQGFLKSVAYGAISAVSLAALLSITILPAILSILGRRIDMFGMKRFGQIQSNEQVENSFLGRLCRWVMVNPMKVTIPTVIGLLLLIMPLTGIKFGGINETYLPPEHPTRVAQETFDELFPGQRAEPVKLVVRGAEGGDLNKIITTASEAPGLVEKFTITGPAKDGVRVLKAGLTDRNESADTIEYLHAADWPEGVEVLVGGTPAIEQDSIAALLDTLPLMVVVVVLLTTLLMFLAFGSLVLPVKAVLMSALGLGSTLGILTWIFIDGNGADLLNFTPGPIMSPVLVLIIAIVYGLSTDYEVFLLSRMVEARSMGASTTESIRIGTAHTGRIITAAALILIVVTGAFGFSDLVMMKYIAFGMIAALIIDATVIRMFLVPAVMKLLGDDCWWAPAWMKRIQEKIGLGEPILADELMPEDVPELITVGMFGPATVAATGAHRFPAGAFEGGSDLTQPLPKIAPPRPAAEQRKLRDLTPPPARRQVPGRPPVRPAAPASGRPPAAPRNGERVPPAAGRPTPASRPVQPGTGPGRPSRPVPEPRRRPEDRPQVDERNGSALPERRAPETPERRAPEVPQRDAAQRGPLDPTQRGPLDATQRGASDPSSPSSVPPLPRRRRGEVPPPLPQSFVRPPAVPGDAEALPGTQASRPGESGTGRARDPQAIENWLSQLRRTSPGGDSPAQRPRPASDAPRPSASDAPRPPAPGAQRSPAPESQRPQGPEAQRPPAQAPARPPAPSTQQPPTQGMQPPAQGVQPPAQGGPRPPLPSRSRGQEQPPRPAGERPEAPADESQPEQNDAESRSRGRHGPDSGRSISVSELIARQRRD encoded by the coding sequence GTGTTCGACCGTTGGGGAGGGCTCGTCTACCGCGCGCGCTTCACCGTCATTGCGGTGATGGTCGCGGGGTTGCTCGCGCTCGCCGGGTACGGGCTGAGCCTGAACGATCACCTCAGCCAGAGCGGCTGGGACGATCCCGGTTCGGAGTCCGTCGCCGCTGCCAAGCTCGCCGACGGCACCTTCGGCCGCGACACCGCGGGCGACGTGCTGGTCCTGTACACGGCACCCGAGGGCAGCACGGTCGACGATCCCGCGTTCTCCGCGAAGATCACCGACAGCCTGAACTCGTTGGTCGCCGAGCACCCCGACGAAATCCTCAAGATCAACGGCGCGTACTGGCCCACCGACAACGCACCGTCGCTGCCGACACTGGCCGACCCGTCGCGCCAGCACGCGATCGCGTCGATCGCCATCGCCGGTGAGGACGACACGGAGCTGACCGGCAACTTCCGCGAGGTCAAGGACGCGTTCTACATCGACGGCGTCGACGTGCAGCTCGCCGGTCTGCAGCCGATCTCCGGCGCGCTGAACGACACGATGGCCAACGACATCAAGCGCATGGAGATCCTCGCGATCCCCGCCGTCGGCATCCTGCTGTTCTTCGTCTTCGGCGGCGTCGTCGCGGCCGCTCTCCCGCTGATCACCGGTGGTCTCACGATCGTCGCGGCGAACGGCATCGTCCGGTTGATCACCAACTTCACCGAGGTCAACTCGTTCGTCGCGCCGGTCGTCTCACTGATCGGCCTGGGTCTGGCGATCGACTACGGCCTGTTCATGGTGTCGCGCTTCCGTGAGGAACTCGCCGAGGGCTACGACACCCCGGCGGCGGTGCGCCGCACCGTCGTCACCGCAGGTCGCACGGTGGTGTTCTCGGCAACGATGGTGGTCACCAGCCTCGGTGGCCTCGTGCTGTTCCCGCAGGGCTTCCTCAAGTCGGTCGCCTACGGCGCGATCTCGGCGGTCTCGCTGGCCGCCCTGCTGTCGATCACGATCCTGCCCGCCATCCTGAGCATCCTCGGCAGGCGCATCGACATGTTCGGCATGAAGCGCTTCGGACAGATCCAGTCGAACGAGCAGGTCGAGAACAGTTTCCTCGGCCGCCTGTGCCGCTGGGTGATGGTCAATCCGATGAAGGTGACCATCCCGACGGTCATCGGCCTGCTGCTGCTCATCATGCCGCTGACCGGCATCAAGTTCGGCGGCATCAACGAGACCTACCTGCCGCCCGAGCACCCCACGCGCGTCGCGCAGGAGACCTTCGACGAGCTGTTCCCCGGCCAGCGCGCCGAGCCGGTCAAGCTCGTCGTCCGCGGCGCCGAGGGCGGCGATCTCAACAAGATCATCACGACGGCGAGCGAGGCCCCCGGTCTCGTCGAGAAGTTCACGATCACCGGCCCCGCCAAGGACGGCGTCCGCGTGCTCAAGGCCGGTCTGACCGACCGCAACGAGTCCGCCGACACCATCGAATACCTGCACGCGGCCGACTGGCCCGAGGGTGTCGAAGTGCTCGTCGGCGGCACCCCGGCCATCGAGCAGGACTCCATCGCGGCCCTGCTCGACACCCTGCCGCTGATGGTCGTGGTCGTCGTGCTGCTGACGACGTTGCTGATGTTCCTGGCGTTCGGCTCGCTCGTGCTGCCGGTGAAGGCCGTATTGATGAGTGCCCTGGGTCTCGGCTCGACGCTGGGCATCCTCACCTGGATCTTCATCGACGGCAACGGCGCCGACCTGCTCAACTTCACCCCGGGGCCGATCATGTCGCCGGTGCTCGTGCTGATCATCGCGATCGTGTACGGCCTGTCGACCGACTACGAGGTGTTCCTGCTCTCCAGAATGGTCGAGGCGAGATCGATGGGGGCGAGCACCACCGAGTCGATCCGGATCGGTACCGCCCACACCGGTCGCATCATCACCGCGGCCGCCCTGATCCTCATCGTCGTCACCGGTGCCTTCGGGTTCTCCGACCTGGTGATGATGAAGTACATCGCGTTCGGCATGATCGCCGCGCTGATCATCGACGCGACCGTCATCCGCATGTTCCTCGTGCCCGCCGTGATGAAGCTGCTCGGCGACGACTGCTGGTGGGCTCCGGCGTGGATGAAGCGCATCCAGGAGAAGATCGGCCTGGGCGAGCCCATCCTCGCCGACGAACTGATGCCCGAGGACGTTCCCGAACTCATCACCGTCGGCATGTTCGGCCCGGCGACCGTCGCGGCCACGGGCGCGCACCGCTTCCCGGCCGGTGCCTTCGAGGGTGGCTCCGACCTCACGCAGCCGCTGCCGAAGATCGCTCCGCCCAGGCCGGCCGCCGAACAGCGCAAACTCCGCGATCTCACGCCGCCGCCGGCGCGACGCCAGGTTCCGGGCCGTCCCCCGGTCCGTCCGGCCGCGCCCGCATCCGGACGTCCGCCTGCTGCTCCTCGCAACGGCGAACGGGTGCCGCCCGCAGCCGGGCGTCCGACGCCGGCGAGCCGTCCGGTGCAGCCCGGTACAGGTCCGGGACGTCCGTCGCGTCCGGTCCCGGAGCCGCGTCGTCGCCCGGAGGATCGGCCGCAGGTGGACGAGCGCAACGGCTCGGCTCTTCCCGAGCGTCGTGCCCCGGAGACGCCCGAACGTCGTGCCCCCGAGGTGCCGCAGCGCGATGCTGCACAGCGGGGTCCGCTCGATCCGACACAGCGGGGTCCGCTCGATGCCACACAGCGGGGAGCTTCCGACCCGTCGTCGCCTTCGTCGGTGCCGCCGCTCCCCCGCCGCCGGCGCGGCGAGGTTCCGCCGCCGCTGCCACAGTCGTTCGTCCGCCCGCCGGCCGTCCCCGGCGATGCGGAGGCTCTGCCCGGCACCCAGGCGTCGCGCCCGGGCGAATCCGGCACCGGTCGTGCACGGGATCCGCAGGCGATCGAGAACTGGCTGTCGCAGTTGCGCCGCACGTCGCCCGGCGGGGACTCGCCCGCGCAGCGTCCTCGGCCTGCATCCGACGCACCGCGTCCGTCCGCATCCGACGCACCGCGTCCGCCGGCACCCGGAGCGCAACGATCCCCGGCACCGGAATCGCAGCGGCCCCAGGGACCGGAAGCGCAACGTCCCCCCGCGCAGGCACCTGCCCGTCCGCCCGCGCCGAGCACTCAGCAACCACCCACACAGGGCATGCAGCCTCCGGCTCAGGGCGTGCAGCCTCCGGCACAGGGCGGTCCTCGTCCACCTCTGCCCTCCCGATCCCGAGGTCAGGAGCAGCCGCCCCGTCCGGCCGGCGAGCGACCGGAAGCACCGGCGGACGAGTCGCAGCCGGAGCAGAACGACGCGGAGTCGCGGAGCCGTGGACGCCACGGCCCCGACAGCGGGCGTTCGATCAGCGTCAGTGAGCTGATCGCCCGACAGCGTCGCGACTGA
- a CDS encoding DUF3054 domain-containing protein, producing the protein MKKYTPALAIDVVLVVVFAVLGRSSHDEVLDLVGLAGTAWPFLGGLTVGWFLTAWLYRDKFDAFAAVPTGLLVWVSTLVVGMLLRAVTGQGTATAFIIVATIFLGLFLVGWRVVVGLLQRRKVDAH; encoded by the coding sequence GTGAAGAAGTACACCCCGGCGTTGGCGATCGACGTCGTTCTCGTCGTCGTATTCGCCGTGCTCGGTCGTTCCAGCCACGACGAAGTGCTCGATCTCGTAGGGCTCGCAGGAACGGCATGGCCGTTCCTCGGCGGCCTCACCGTCGGATGGTTCCTCACCGCGTGGCTCTACCGCGACAAGTTCGACGCCTTCGCGGCCGTTCCTACCGGACTCCTCGTGTGGGTGAGCACCCTCGTCGTCGGGATGCTGCTGCGTGCCGTCACCGGCCAGGGCACCGCGACTGCCTTCATCATCGTCGCGACGATCTTCCTGGGCCTGTTCCTGGTGGGCTGGCGCGTCGTCGTCGGACTGCTCCAGCGCCGCAAGGTCGACGCCCACTGA
- a CDS encoding DUF1707 domain-containing protein yields the protein MEPRDLRVSDAEREHVGELLQRAVGQGMLSLGEFTERMDTVLAAKTRGDLNQVLVDLPGIQIRPEFQEQNLPGMSQSRYPAPSATGYPASSAAGYPAPSAAAYPATGQGAPLVIKGRVSGIERKGRWHVPPAIVLDTVASSVTLDFTEAVMQTQVVRIDVSDYLSSISIVLPAEATADVNGVENVASSVTSKVRGGAPYGPLHVVVTGKVRGGSFNVTHPLSTRLRKFFNGN from the coding sequence ATGGAACCGAGGGATCTGCGGGTGTCGGACGCCGAGCGCGAGCACGTCGGCGAACTTCTGCAGCGGGCGGTCGGGCAGGGAATGCTCTCGCTCGGGGAGTTCACCGAACGGATGGACACCGTCCTCGCGGCCAAGACCCGGGGCGACCTGAACCAGGTGCTCGTCGACCTGCCGGGCATCCAGATCCGACCCGAGTTCCAGGAACAGAACCTGCCGGGCATGTCGCAGTCGCGCTACCCCGCGCCGAGCGCGACCGGCTACCCGGCGTCGAGCGCAGCCGGCTACCCGGCGCCGAGTGCAGCCGCCTACCCCGCGACCGGCCAGGGCGCTCCTCTCGTGATCAAGGGTCGTGTCTCCGGCATCGAACGCAAGGGCCGCTGGCACGTGCCGCCCGCCATCGTCCTCGACACCGTCGCGTCCTCCGTGACCCTCGACTTCACCGAGGCGGTGATGCAGACGCAGGTCGTGCGGATCGACGTGAGCGACTACCTCAGCTCGATCAGTATCGTGCTCCCCGCAGAGGCCACGGCCGACGTCAACGGCGTCGAGAACGTCGCGTCGAGCGTGACGTCGAAGGTGCGCGGCGGAGCGCCGTACGGGCCGTTGCACGTCGTGGTGACGGGCAAGGTCCGCGGCGGGAGCTTCAACGTCACCCATCCGCTGTCCACGCGTCTGCGGAAGTTCTTCAACGGCAACTGA